From the genome of Pirellulales bacterium:
ACCACCGCCATGATCGCCCATTCGACGTCGGTCAGCGGCTTTGGTTTGCCAGGAGGGCTTCGCTTTGATTTAGCATCTCGGGCCATGACTCGACTCCATTGAAAACTACAGACGCCGAATATATTCGACACATGTAGAATTGTCAAGGGGCGGTGGCCTGAGAACGCCTAACAAATCGGGCTGGGAGAAGGGGACAGTCCCCGTCTTGCTCCACCGACCATCGCCGCGACGGCGCCCGCGGACAGTCCCCGTCGGATTTGCTAGGCGTTCTAATTCATTTACTTGCCGCGATCGTGATCTCGCAGCGTGCACCGAGCTGCTCCCAAGTTACGCCCGCTGGCGGCGGGGCGTCGAGCGTGGCCTTGCCGTCGGCCAAAGTGTAGCCAAAGGGCTTGCCGGTCACCGGATCGACCGGCAGAGGCACTTCCTTGATCTCGTCGAGCGCCGCGGGAAGCATGCCGTCATGATCGGCTGCGTAGAACCGGAGGGCTTCGATCACTCGCAACAGCGCGATCCGCCGCTCGCTCCGAACGCTCGCCTTCCGCACATTCGCGATGGCTGGCAGAATCAAGCTGGCCAGCGGGACGAGTTCGCGCTGGCGAATGTCGTTTTTCAAATTCGCGTCGGATTGAGCCATTCCATCCTGGGCTTGCCAATACGGCACGTTGAACCACTTGAACATCTCGTCGCGGGCGACGTCATAAAGCAACACCGTGTGCAACAAGATCACTTGAGCCGCCGGCATTGCGTCGACCGCCTTTCGATCTCGCCCTGACGCGACCAGGTCGGCCTTGGCCGGATCAAAGCGCAGGATCGCGGCGCCGGCCATCGCGGCCGATATGGCGGCCCTTTTGGCCGGATCACCTTCAACTGCACCGGAGATCAGCTCGACTCGCCGCCCAAACGAGACTAGAAGTGCCGCCCATTCCTCGGGCGAATGCTGAGCGCGCTCGACTCCGCGCAATTCCGGAAAGGCAAGTACAGCATCGTCCTTCTCGAATTCGAAGGCCGGGCGAAGGTCGACGAGCGGACTTGGCAGCGCGGTGATGCTCCAATACAAGTTCGGGCAATTCGGCGACTGGATGAGTGTCAGCACTTGTTTATCCATGATGTTGGAAATGGCGACGCCTACCAATCCACTTATCAGGAAGGGACAATCTGCCGTGTGTCGCGCGAGCACGTAGCCAGTTTGCAGCGTTTCGGTCGCCTGAGCCAGGTGGCCTTCGGAAATCTGCATCCGCGCCTTAAGCGCCAAGAGCCGCGCGACGTTGCGCTGGGGGCCCACCTCGGGAAGCAGGATACCGAAGATGTCGTCGTCCTCGCGGATCGGCGGCTCCCAATCGCAGCGATCGCGATGGGCCGCCATCGTCACGATCTTCAAAATCGCCTGATGCGAGACGACGGCTTTCTCGACCTCCTCGCGCGGCATCTCGGCCGGGGGCAATTCCAGCCAGCGATCGATCTTGTCCCACAGCTCGTTCGGATCCTTCTTATCGACCAGCAGCACGGCCGCTTTGGCATAGAGCGTCGCCGCGTTGCCCGGATACTGATCGACGAACCGCGGCAAGAGCGGGAATTGCAGTGCCGCGGCGGGCGGTTTCGCCGGATGAAGCACGACCTTGACGACCTTTGGCTCGTCCGGCTTCGCGGCCGGAGGTGCGCCAGTTTCATCGGCGGCGAAAAGAATCATCGGTGAGAGACAAACACCAAAAGTCAGACAGAGGCCTCTGAACAAAACGGCACGATACTTATTCGCTATCTGAATCATGGAACGCTCTCTCCGGTTAAAGCCACTTGCTTTTTTATGTAGCCCAGGCGTTCACGCCTGGGACGTGCGGCACCAAAAAAACCACTCGCCCCTTCAGCGGCTGAAGCCGCGGACGAAAGCCCCGTGAACGGGGCTGAAAACTTTGCTGTTCTGAAGCGTGCCCCCGGCGTAAACGCCGGGGCTACCGAAAAGCGATCGGACGAGTCATGTTCCCAGGAACTCTTTCAGCAGCGTTCGATTGCGCACATCGCTCGGATTCGCGCCGTTGGCGGAAGGGGCCGGCACGTCGAGCGCATCGACGCCGCGCTGCAACACCTGCTCCCGCAACACAAGATAACCGGCGTCGGACGCCCCCGATCGCGATGCGATTTTCGGCTCAGGATCCTCGTTTTGCTGCGCGGCAAACGGTGACGTAGGTTGGTCTGCGCCCGCCGCGGGATGACTGACGTACACGATCCGCTCCTGCGGCTGGCGAAACGCGAGCAGCCCGCCCAATCCCAGCGCGATCAGCGCCATCGCGGCGGTCGCACAAGGCCAAAACGCGCGATGTAGCCGTGGAAATCGAGCGGGCGATGGAATCGTCGCGCCCGCGGCGCCGGCCAGATACATCAACCGATCGCGATCCACGCGACTGGCCGCCGGGACAAGCGCACCGAGCGCCGCCTCGAACGGCTTCAAGTCGGACGGGAATTCATTCGATCGATATTCGTCGTCAGGCAACATGGTCTCGCTCCGATTTCGTCAGTTTTTCGCGCAACTGTTTCAAGCCGGATTCGTATCGGCGATGGGCCGTGCTCGGCGACAGCCCCGTCACCACCGCGATCTGTTGAAAGGTCAATCCGCCCCAGAGGTGCGCCACGATCACTTCGCGTTCGTCGCTCGCCAATCCCTCCAACGCCGCGGTTGCGGCCGCGGCATCGAAGCCCGGTGGTTCCGCGGGAACGAACCACGAGCGGACGGTCTCGGCCGCGGCCGTCTCGTGCCGACGGCGCCGCTGTTCGGCACGCACGGCGGAAATTGCCCCGTTTCGAACCACGCGATACAGCCAGGTGACGACCTGATCGGGAACGCATCGCTGCCGCGCCAACTGGACAAACGCTTGCTGCACCACATCCTCAGGCGTCCGGCACCATTGGCGAGCGAAGAGTTCCAGCGCCGCCGCGTGGCGATCGAGCAGTTGCCCGAGCAACTCCGGCCCGACAGCGCCAGTCGGCCGATCCGCGGCGTTCGCCATGTCGTCGCTGTCGTACACAGAATAGAGACGCCGGTGGGGCGAGGTTATCTCACGAATTGGAGAGAATTAAGATCTGCTCCGAATCTCGCATGGTCGCCGACCTGTAACTTGCGCGCACTCCGGTTCGCAAGCGAACCGGCTAACGAACGATTTCCGGCATTCG
Proteins encoded in this window:
- a CDS encoding sigma-70 family RNA polymerase sigma factor, which translates into the protein MANAADRPTGAVGPELLGQLLDRHAAALELFARQWCRTPEDVVQQAFVQLARQRCVPDQVVTWLYRVVRNGAISAVRAEQRRRRHETAAAETVRSWFVPAEPPGFDAAAATAALEGLASDEREVIVAHLWGGLTFQQIAVVTGLSPSTAHRRYESGLKQLREKLTKSERDHVA